From Xenopus laevis strain J_2021 chromosome 7L, Xenopus_laevis_v10.1, whole genome shotgun sequence, one genomic window encodes:
- the trpm4.L gene encoding transient receptor potential cation channel subfamily M member 4 isoform X2 produces the protein MINHVSVAMEDNFGAAIVSKWNSAEHTTEEPTDAYGDIEFVGAGRKQSKFIRLSDDTDPGSIYSLITNNWKIPPPNLVVSVVGGDGDFKMKTWLKDILRKGLVKAAQSTGAWIMTGGMQVGIGKYVGEAVRDHATANSNSRTKVVAMGIAPWGIVHNRQSLVNPKGSFPATYYMDNVDGPTYSLDNNYSVFLLADDGSHGQMGGETSFRFKLEEHISRQKTGVGGKGSIEIPVLCMLIAGESKMLERVYNATKSPIPCLLVAGSGGVADCLAEILEESIALESIRGLIEEKLKHHFPKENLTKMVEKVERIVENRDLVTVYSDSDGTEDFETVILKALVKACKKHSSEATEYLDELKLAVAWNREDIAKTELFHGEILWRATDLDDTMTDALINNKPRFVKLFVDNNLNIVDYLTYGRLEELYSSVLDNTLLYQLLKHKHDERRSSNKDHHHHHHQFPLMESNGKEVEFKLYEVSKVLRDLLGDVCAPFYTHVLGNMKGSVHRRHSSRKSQEQISVEKYEPNKSTCPWIDLFIWAILQNRDEMATYFWEMGSEAVTSALAAMKILRDLSRMESEAEESLAMRDLAAKFEQLAIGVFNECYRNSENRAFKLLVRRSSIWGGATCLQLAYEADARNFFAQDGVQSMLTENWWGQMAQNTPVWAMVLTFFCPPLIYTDLITFKSIDHENGIESAHRMEMDSLDTDIKTTVAEIMEGEDRQDNEKAEKVPLKKLSVKKSKKGQASEAEIIKEKQRPKWMQRWKQFWSAPVTAFFGNVVMYFAFLFLFSYVLLLEFKMPPPDGPANSELILYFWVFTMVCEEIRQSFFVGTMPVAQKLRQYLQDSWNHVDIIALCLFIIGVICRMFDATFEAGRTILCFDFMVFTLRLIHIFAVNKQLGPKIIIVRKMMKDVFFFLFFLGVWLIAYGVTTEGLLHPSDMRLSWIFRRVFYRPYLQIFGQIPQEEFDASKISSSNCTDDPIAIMLEEAEPCTNTYANWLVILLLVIFLLVANILLLNLLIAMFSYTFSKVQGNSDIYWKFQRYNLIVEYHNRPALAPPFIIISHINAFIKRKIRKVASQKIRHFMLELTETLDNRMIIWEAVQKENYMVNVAKHKRDSDTERLRRTSQKVDTALKHLNEIKEHDRRLKAMETELEYCRNALSWIVDALQQSEVVKTTRSPPVCIEG, from the exons gcGCCTGGATAATGACAGGAGGGATGCAGGTGGGCATTGGCAAATATGTGGGGGAGGCAGTGAGAGACCATGCCACCGCCAACTCCAATTCCAGGACCAAAGTTGTTGCAATGGGAATCGCTCCCTGGGGAATTGTACACAACCGGCAAAGCTTAGTGAATCCCAAG GGCTCTTTTCCAGCCACATATTACATGGACAACGTGGATGGACCCACTTATTCCCTGGACAACAATTACTCTGTTTTCCTCCTCGCAGATGATGGGTCACACGGACAGATGGGCGGCGAGACAAGTTTCCGATTCAAGCTGGAGGAACACATTTCCCGACAAAAAACTGGAGTTGGAG gcaAAGGAAGCATTGAAATCCCAGTCTTGTGCATGTTGATAGCTGGAGAATCAAAAATGCTGGAG AGGGTGTATAATGCCACAAAAAGCCCTATCCCATGTCTGCTGGTGGCTGGCTCAGGTGGTGTCGCTGACTGCTTGGCTGAAATCCTGGAGGAATCCATAGCATTGGAGTCTATTAGGGGTCTGATAGAAGAAAAACTAAAACATCATTTTCCTAAGGAGAACCTAACAAAAATGGTGGAAAAG GTTGAGAGGATTGTGGAGAACAGGGATCTGGTTACCGTGTATTCAGATTCTGACGGGACGGAGGACTTTGAAACTGTGATCCTTAAAGCACTGGTAAAAG CTTGCAAGAAACATTCAAGTGAAGCCACAGAATACCTGGACGAGCTTAAACTGGCAGTAGCCTGGAACCGAGAGGACATTGCCAAAACTGAGCTATTCCATGGGGAGATCCTCTGGCGG GCAACTGACCTTGATGACACAATGACTGATGCTCTGATAAACAACAAGCCCAGGTTTGTGAAGCTTTTTGTGGACAATAACTTGAACATTGTGGATTACTTGACCTACGGGCGGCTTGAGGAACTCTACAGTTCTGTGCTGGACAATACTCTCCTCTATCAATTGCTAAAGCACAAACATGATGAACGGAGGAGTTCAAAcaaagatcatcatcatcatcatcatcaattccCACTGATGGAATCGAATGGCAAAGAGGTGGAATTCAAGCTCTATGAGGTTTCCAAGGTCCTACGGGACCTGTTGGGTGATGTCTGTGCTCCTTTCTACACACATGTCCTGGGAAATATGAAAGGTTCTGTTCACAGAAGACACTCAAGC AGAAAATCTCAGGAGCAAATCTCTGTGGAAAAGTATGAACCAAACAAGTCAACGTGTCCATGGATAGATCTCTTTATTTGGGCAATATTACAGAATCGAGATGAAATGGCCACTTACTTCTGGGAAATG GGCTCTGAGGCTGTAACCTCCGCTCTGGCTGCTATGAAGATTCTCAGGGATCTTTCCCGGATGGAGTCAGAGGCTGAAGAATCTTTAGCCATGAGGGATCTGGCTGCTAAGTTTGAGCAACTTGCTATAG GAGTGTTTAATGAATGCTACAGAAACAGTGAAAATCGAGCATTTAAGCTCCTTGTGCGGCGCTCCAGCATCTGGGGAGGAGCCACGTGTCTGCAGTTGGCTTACGAGGCTGATGCCCGCAACTTCTTTGCCCAGGATGGTGTTCAG TCAATGTTAACAGAGAATTGGTGGGGGCAGATGGCTCAGAACACCCCTGTGTGGGCGATGGTGCTGACTTTCTTCTGTCCGCCTCTGATTTATACAGACCTGATCACATTTAA GTCTATTGACCATGAAAATGGAATAGAAAGTGCTCATCGAATGGAAATGGACAGCCTGGATACTGACATAAAGACTACTGTTGCAGAAATTATGGAAGG ggAAGACAGACAAGACAACGAGAAAGCAGAAAAAGTACCGCTCAAAAAGTTGAGtgtgaaaaaatcaaaaaaagggCAGGCCTCAGAGGCAGAAATCATCAAGGAGAAACAGCGGCCAAAGTGGATGCAACGCTGGAAGCAATTCTGGAGTGCACCCGTGACAGCCTTCTTTGGCAACGTGGTCATGTACTTTGCTTTCCTCTTCCTTTTTTCCTACGTGCTGCTTTTGGAATTCAAGATGCCTCCACCAGATGGCCCAGCAAACTCAGAGTTAATactttatttttgggtttttacAATGGTCTGTGAAGAGATACGGCAGAGTTTCTTTGTGGGCACCATGCCCGTGGCGCAGAAGCTCAGGCAGTACTTGCAGGATTCGTGGAACCATGTTGACATCATCGCGCTATGCCTCTTTATCATCGGGGTGATTTGCAG GATGTTTGATGCAACGTTTGAAGCTGGCCGGACAATCCTCTGCTTTGACTTCATGGTCTTTACTCTTAGGCTGATCCATATCTTTGCCGTCAACAAACAGCTGGGGCCAAAAATCATTATAGTCAGAAAAATG atgaaggatgtttttttctttctcttttttctggGTGTCTGGCTCATTGCTTATGGAGTTACCACCGAGGGCCTGCTTCATCCCAGCGACATGCGTCTCAGCTGGATCTTCCGCCGGGTCTTCTACAGGCCTTATCTCCAAATTTTTGGTCAGATCCCACAGGAGGAGTTTGATG CTTCCAAGATTTCTTCCTCCAACTGCACGGATGACCCCATCGCCATAATGCTGGAAGAGGCAGAACCTTGCACCAACACATATGCCAACTGGCTGGTCATTCTCCTGCTTGTCATTTTTCTGCTGGTTGCCAATATCCTTCTTCTGAACCTGCTGATTGCCATGTTCAG TTACACCTTCTCCAAGGTCCAGGGCAACAGCGATATCTACTGGAAATTCCAGCGATATAACCTGATAGTGGAGTATCACAACCGCCCGGCCCTAGCTCCACCATTCATCATCATCAGCCACATTAACGCTTTCATCAAGCGCAAGATCCGCAAGGTGGCATCTCAGAAGATCCGACATTTCA TGCTGGAACTGACAGAGACTCTAGACAACCGAATGATCATCTGGGAAGCCGTGCAGAAGGAGAACTACATGGTAAATGTTGCTAAGCATAAAAGGGACAGTGACACAGAACGTCTGCGCAGAACCTCACAAAA GGTTGATACGGCCTTAAAACATCTGAATGAGATCAAGGAACATGACCGAAGGTTGAAAGCAATGGAAACTGAA CTGGAATACTGCCGTAATGCACTTTCCTGGATAGTCGATGCACTTCAACAGAGCGAGGTTGTGAAAACCACTAGAAGTCCACCTGTTTGTATTGAAG GTTGA